The Planococcus halocryophilus nucleotide sequence TGTTGTAAAAAGACTGCAGCTCTTTTATGGCAAGGAGGATTTGGTGACCATTGAAAGTGAAGTTGGTCAAGGAACTAAGATTATCTTGAAACTACCGAAAGTCAGGGGGACGGCTAACCATGATTAAATTGTTGATAGTAGATGATGAGCCGATTGAGCGAGATGGCATGCAGGCTATTTTGCAGCACGCCTACCAAGAATTCGACATCAAGCAGGCAAAAAATGGAAGAACAGCGATTGAATTGACGGAAAGCTGGAAACCGGACTGGATCTTCATGGATATTATGATGCCGGGAATGACAGGACTAGAGGCGATTGAGCAAATTCAACGCAAAAACCGAGACATTCAATTTGTCATGGTCACGGCTTTTGACACTTTCGATTATGCTCGCCAAGCGATTAAATTGGGCGTCAAGGATTATTTGCTGAAGCCGAGCAAAGCAAGTGAAATTGTCGCAACTGTTGGCAAGCTACTGGCACAGCAACAATACAAAGAGCAGGTTTCAGCAACGCAACATCAGCAACAAGCCGATTTTCAAAAAGCGTTAGCCATTGTCGAAACAGACGTTGTTACTCAATTGCTATTTGATCATGTCCATGATGTCCATATTGAATTGTTGGTGGATATGCTGGAGATTCCAGCGACTGATGAAAAATTTGTTATGACCATCCTCGTACCAAAGGGATTGGAAGCTTTGTACCCGCAGCTAAAAGAGCGTATTCGTACGACTGAAAATGCGTGGATTGGTGCCTTGTATGGCCGCCAATTACCGATTATTGTTTTCCGAGACAAGAAAAAATCGTTTCGTTCACAAGCTATTTCCTTGGTTAAAGCCATTTTGACCATTTCAACAAGTCAGCAGCCAGGCTGGTTCATCGGTGTGGGGCCGGTATGTACATCGTTGGAAGACATTCGGAATTCCTATCAAAAATCGCTCATTGCTACGATGGACTTATCATTGCCTTCTAGGTACCGGTTTTCATCCGATGTTCCATCGCTTGAAAAAGCGGGAGACGCTGCTTTTGTTAAGAAGCAGGAGAAAAAGCTTTTTGATTTTATTCGTTTAGGGCAATGGGATGCGATTGACCAGCTCGTGATGGACTTGATCCGCCGCTTCGAGCATGAAGGGGCCAATATCCTGTGGGCCCAGCAACGAATACTTGAATTTTTATGGGTTACTGCACGAGTCATGGGTGAAATGGGCATTGATGCCCCGATTTCTTATTACACGATTCAAGCCAAAGACCATCGACAGCTATACAGTGAAACACGGCAAGTTGTTGAACGGCTAAAGCATGTTTATATGGAACATTACGATCGCTTAGAAGTAGATAAAATCCACCAAATCAAACAATACATTATAGAGTATTCGCATCAAGATATTTCCTTGGATGCACTAGCGCAGAAAGTAGAGTTAAGCCCCATTTACCTCAGCAAGATGTTCAAAGAAAAACTGGGGATCAATTATATTGATTTCCTGACTTCGTGCCGAATCGACAAAGCTAAAAAGCTATTGGGCGATCCACAGAAAAGTTTGAAGGAGATTTCCATTGAAATCGGTTATCACGAGCCCAATTATTTCAGCAAAGTTTTTAAGAAAATGAATGATGTTTCTCCAAAGGAATACCGAAAAACGCTATTAAAAGGAAAGGAAGAAACAACGCGATGACTAAAAAAAATCGCTGGAGACTTATGGTGCTTTTATTCATCAGCTTATTCGTTGGCGCTTGCGCACCTGCAGAACAGGCTGTAAAAAAAAATCCTGAAAAAACAGTCGTAGCAGCTAACGACGAGACAGTCAAAATCGGTTTTTCCATGGATACGTTAAAAGAAGAGCGTTGGTTGAAGGATCAAGCATTATTTAAAGAAGCAGTAGAAGCACTAGGCGCGGAAGTGGAAATTGTGGCAGCCAATGGCGATGACGCACTCCAGATTACTCAGGCTGAGACCTTGATCCAGCAAGGCATTGACCTGCTGGTTATTGTGCCGCACAATGCGGAGGCAACAGCAGCAATTGTTCACAAAGCCCATAGCGCAGGCATCAAAGTTATTGCTTATGATCGTTTAATAAAAAATGCGTCGATTGACTTGTATGTGTCATTTGACAATGAACGTGTGGGCGAACTGCAGGCAGAAGCGATTTTGGAGCTGGTGCCAAAAGGGAACTATGTCTATATTGGAGGTGCAACGACCGACAACAATGTTCACTTGATTAAAAAAGGGGTTTTCAATGTGCTTCAACCAGCTATTGACCAAGGCGACATTAAAGTCGTCTATGATCAATGGACAGAGGACTGGTCACCAGAAAAGGCCTTTCTTAATATGACAGAGGCTCTTGCTGCAAACAACAACCAAATTGATGCTGTTATTGCTGCGAACGATGCAACGGCTGGGGGCGTTATTCAGGCATTAGCAGCACAGGGCTTAGCAGGGAAAATTCCCGTGGCCGGACAAGATGCGGAACTAGCTGCAGTTCAGCGGATTGTTGGTGGAACGCAGACGATGACCGTCTACAAGCCTATCCAAATATTGACCGAACAAGTAGCCTCTTTAGCTGTCAGAATGGCAAAAGGAGACACGATTACGACGGCTAGAGCTGTCAATAACGGCAAAGTCGATGTGCCATCGATCCTGTTAGCACCGATTCCAGTAACAATCGACAACCTGCAAGACACTGTTATTAAAGATGGCTTTCACACACAATCAGATGTTTATGGACAGGCAGCTAAATAATGAGACTAAAAGATGTGAGTCATTTATGAAGGTTTTGCTGACTTCTGATAAAGACAACGCATTAGCAGGGGTGTGTTTTGCGAAATAGCATCAGAAGAATAGAAAGCGTTAGTGTGGATCGATAACAGAGTTATTTGTGCAGAGTTGTTGGTTTAGTGCGAGCTTTACAGGACACGAGTTGAGAGAGTTTTGGAGTCTGACTTATCAGATAGAGGCCAAGCTATCGACATTTGTTTAAATTGGTTTTATCATCGTGACATTTGGAACGGAATTGATATTTCAAATGTTAACGGATCATCAGTATCTTGTTAATGTAGAAATTTCATACTTATGAAAAAAGTGACTTCTAAATAGTCTTTTTTTCACAGATAAAAAGAACTATCGCTTTTGTGTAAATATGATTATGATAGAAATAAGTAATCACAGATGGATGCAAAGGGGATAGTGAGATGAATTGGTTGCCGAGGAGAAAAAATAAGGTGACAGCTTTTTGGGAGTGGTTTGTGGTCAACGAGCAGGCATACCTTAAACTAGAAGGTACAGGTGAAGTTAAACTGTTTAACCAATTAGAAAAGAAGTTGCAGAAAGTAAATAAACACTTGGCTTTTGAAATGGGCGACATTCGGAAGGATGGTAAACGGGAATTCATCATTAGTGCAGATGGCATGGTTGAAGCTTTTGACGATGTGATTGAATTAGTTAAACACGCTCCTACACTTAGTGCTTTTGACATTACTGCATTTCGGCAACAACAAGCAGAAGAAGTTACAGTAGAATATGGCGATATCGAATTGGGATGGGATGATCTTTTTTGTACATACGAAAAAGAAGAAACTAACGGTGAACTCAATTTGATTCTTTATATTAAAGGGTTTAACGAAGAAAATGAAGATGAGTTTGTTTCGGCTTCCTTTATTCTGTTAGATACGATTATTGGAGAATACAATGTAGGGATGCACATTGGAGAAATCGAATTTACGAATTATAAAGGCCAGCCCAATGTACGACCGGTAAAAGAACTGCAAAGCTTATTTTCAACTGATGAATTAACACAATGCGGAACATGAAAGCCCAAAAGCCCTGTCTGGAAGTTTTCTTCTGGATAGGGTTTTGTGTATTGATTTAATATAGAGTCGTCCAAGAAAAATGTCTTTTGTGGAATTTCACAGAAAGTTCACGGTTTTTTGACAGATTATCTTGACCTGACCTTTAGATACCTGTACTATACTAAGAATACTTAATAACTGAATAGTGAATTCTTATCGAGAGAAGTTGAGGGACTGGCCCTACGACACTTCAGCAACCAGCCGCAAGGTAAGGTGCTAAATCCAGCAGGCAAAAAAATGCCTGACAGATGAAAAGGAACGAGTTTGATATCGTAAAGCCTTCTTTTTCATGAAGGCTTTTTTTGTTTATATTAAGGGGGTTAATAGATGGGTTTATTAGATGAGTTGAAGACGAAAATTTTGACAGCAGATGGTGCTATGGGAACTTTGCTGTATTCATACGGCATCGAGTATTGCAACGAAGAGCTGAATTTACAACGCCCCGAAATCGTTGAGAAAATCCATCTCGATTATATCAAAGCGGGAGCAGATATTATCCAAACCAATACGTACGGGGCGAATGCGCTGAAACTAGCTCGTTACGGCTTAGAATCGCAAGTCGCAGAGATTAACAAAGCCGCTATTGAAATCGCAAACCGAGCAGCAGCACCAGGTGGACAATTTGTTTTTGGAACGATTGGTGGAATTCGAGGTATCCGAAAAAGCGATGCCAGTTTGCAAGAAATCATTGCCATGGTTGACCAGCAAGCCACCTACTTATTAGAAGGTAATCCAGATGGGTTATTGTTAGAAACTTATTACGATTTTGAAGAACTCGCAGCAACTGTGAAACATTTAAAGAGCATTACCAATACACCGCTGATTGCCCAAGTGTCAATGCATGACCCAGGAATTTTGCAAAATGGGATGTCGTTAAACGATGCGTTGCATCAATTAGAATCACTCGGTGCAGACATTGTTGGGGTCAATTGCCGATTAGGGCCTCACCATACCATTCAAGCATTTGAAGAAGTGACATTGCCTGAAAAAGCTTTTCTATCAGCTTATCCAAATGCCAGCTTACTGGATGTGGAAGACGGGCGAATTGTTTATGAATCAGAGGCCGATTATTTTGGCCGCGCTGCTTTATTGTTAAGAGAAGAAGGCGTTCGCTTAATTGGTGGCTGTTGCGGAACGACGCCAAAACATATTGAAGCCGTGAAAAAGCATCTAGGTCAGCTGGCGCCGATTGTTCATAAAGAAGTAACCGAAAGAAAGCCAATCGTTATTCGAGAAGCCGAAGCGTTAGAAGTAAAGCCACTTCACGAAAAAGCAAAAACCGAACGCACGATTATTGTAGAACTCGACACACCACGTCATTTAGATGTTACGAAATTTTTAGAAGGTTCGGTTGCGTTAAAAGCAGCTGGCGTCGATGCGGTAACAATGGCCGATAATTCACTAGCGTCACCACGCATTAGCAATATGGCAATGGGTTCGATTTTAAAACATACAGAAGACATTCGTGCACTTGCTCATATTACGTGCCGTGACCGCAATTTAATTGGTTTGCAATCGCATTTGATGGGCCTCGATGCACTTGGCATACACGATATACTTGCCGTGACGGGTGACCCAACTAAAGTAGGGGATTTTCCAGGAGCTACAAGTGTTTATGACGTATCGAGTATGGAATTGATTCAATTAATCAAGAAGTTAAATGAAGGCATTTCATTTTCCGGAAAGTCGTTACGGAAAAAAGCCAACTTCTCAGTTGCCGCCGCATTCAACCCGAATGTTCGTGTGCTTGACAGAGCTGTAGCGAGACTCGAAAAGAAAATCGAAAGTGGCGCTGATTATTTTATTTCGCAGCCGGTTTATACGAAAGAGAAAATTACAGAAATTTACGAAGCGACCAAACATTTAGAAACGCCAATTTTTATTGGGGTAATGCCATTGACCAGTATTCGCAGTGCAGAATTCCTGCACAATGAAGTGCCAGGCATTAAGCTGTCAGATGATGCATTAGCGCGCATGCGTGCATGCGGTGATGACAAAGACCTTGCAACTCAAGAAGGCATTCAAATTGCGAAAGAATTAATTGATACTGCAGCCGAATTGTTCCATGGTATCTACTTAATCACACCATTTGTTCGGTACGATATGACCGTGGAACTGATTCACTATATTCGTCAACTAGATCAACAGAAAGAGAGCGATCACAGCCATGTCCAAGCATCTTATTGAACAACAACTGGAAAAAAGAATATTGATCATCGACGGAGCCATGGGAACGATGATTCAAAACGAAGATTTGTCTCCTGAAGATTTTGGCGGAGAAGAGTTTGATGGCTGCAATGAATACTTGAACATTGTTCGTCCAGACGTTATTAAAAATGTTCATATCGCTTATCTTGAAGCTGGCGCCGATATTCTTTGCACCAATACGTTTGGTGGCACGCCAATCGTATTGGACGAATACGGAATCGGTGACCAAGCAGCGGACATTAATAGACGAGCAGTCGAAATTGCAAAAGAGGCGACTGCTGCTTTTTCTACAGCGGAATGGCCTCGTTTTGTGGCAGGTGCTATTGGACCGACAACGAAAACCTTGTCTGTAACAGGCGGTGCC carries:
- a CDS encoding bifunctional homocysteine S-methyltransferase/methylenetetrahydrofolate reductase, whose protein sequence is MGLLDELKTKILTADGAMGTLLYSYGIEYCNEELNLQRPEIVEKIHLDYIKAGADIIQTNTYGANALKLARYGLESQVAEINKAAIEIANRAAAPGGQFVFGTIGGIRGIRKSDASLQEIIAMVDQQATYLLEGNPDGLLLETYYDFEELAATVKHLKSITNTPLIAQVSMHDPGILQNGMSLNDALHQLESLGADIVGVNCRLGPHHTIQAFEEVTLPEKAFLSAYPNASLLDVEDGRIVYESEADYFGRAALLLREEGVRLIGGCCGTTPKHIEAVKKHLGQLAPIVHKEVTERKPIVIREAEALEVKPLHEKAKTERTIIVELDTPRHLDVTKFLEGSVALKAAGVDAVTMADNSLASPRISNMAMGSILKHTEDIRALAHITCRDRNLIGLQSHLMGLDALGIHDILAVTGDPTKVGDFPGATSVYDVSSMELIQLIKKLNEGISFSGKSLRKKANFSVAAAFNPNVRVLDRAVARLEKKIESGADYFISQPVYTKEKITEIYEATKHLETPIFIGVMPLTSIRSAEFLHNEVPGIKLSDDALARMRACGDDKDLATQEGIQIAKELIDTAAELFHGIYLITPFVRYDMTVELIHYIRQLDQQKESDHSHVQASY
- the xylF gene encoding D-xylose ABC transporter substrate-binding protein, yielding MTKKNRWRLMVLLFISLFVGACAPAEQAVKKNPEKTVVAANDETVKIGFSMDTLKEERWLKDQALFKEAVEALGAEVEIVAANGDDALQITQAETLIQQGIDLLVIVPHNAEATAAIVHKAHSAGIKVIAYDRLIKNASIDLYVSFDNERVGELQAEAILELVPKGNYVYIGGATTDNNVHLIKKGVFNVLQPAIDQGDIKVVYDQWTEDWSPEKAFLNMTEALAANNNQIDAVIAANDATAGGVIQALAAQGLAGKIPVAGQDAELAAVQRIVGGTQTMTVYKPIQILTEQVASLAVRMAKGDTITTARAVNNGKVDVPSILLAPIPVTIDNLQDTVIKDGFHTQSDVYGQAAK
- a CDS encoding response regulator; translation: MIKLLIVDDEPIERDGMQAILQHAYQEFDIKQAKNGRTAIELTESWKPDWIFMDIMMPGMTGLEAIEQIQRKNRDIQFVMVTAFDTFDYARQAIKLGVKDYLLKPSKASEIVATVGKLLAQQQYKEQVSATQHQQQADFQKALAIVETDVVTQLLFDHVHDVHIELLVDMLEIPATDEKFVMTILVPKGLEALYPQLKERIRTTENAWIGALYGRQLPIIVFRDKKKSFRSQAISLVKAILTISTSQQPGWFIGVGPVCTSLEDIRNSYQKSLIATMDLSLPSRYRFSSDVPSLEKAGDAAFVKKQEKKLFDFIRLGQWDAIDQLVMDLIRRFEHEGANILWAQQRILEFLWVTARVMGEMGIDAPISYYTIQAKDHRQLYSETRQVVERLKHVYMEHYDRLEVDKIHQIKQYIIEYSHQDISLDALAQKVELSPIYLSKMFKEKLGINYIDFLTSCRIDKAKKLLGDPQKSLKEISIEIGYHEPNYFSKVFKKMNDVSPKEYRKTLLKGKEETTR